The Arachis duranensis cultivar V14167 chromosome 9, aradu.V14167.gnm2.J7QH, whole genome shotgun sequence genomic sequence TTGGCAGCCAGGGGAAAGCCATAGGCATTGACCGTTTCGGAGCAAGTGCTCCAGCAGGGAAGATATACAAGGAGTTTGGTATCACCAAGGAAGCTGTTATTGCTGCTGCAAAACAACTTTCATAAGTCCTCTgagtttttcttgatttttgtttcttcttATTCAGAACTTTTAAGTTTCACTAGTGGTATGGATTTCAATTATGGATCTGTTTCTTGAGAAATCACTTTAGCCACAATAAGAAAGATTAGATTACTCTTGAAAAAATGGTTCTCAGaggagagacagagactgaagGATGAGTGGAATCAATGAAGTTGTAAGAATTTGTAACAACTCTTTTGGCTTGTGAGTTTTTTCACTGTGATGTAGCACTTATTCATGTATCATAATTAATTTAGCCAAAAGGATTGGTATCTGAAGCATCTAGGGAGTAGAAATGACTACCCAACCTGgttattcaatttcaatctatGTTTTGAACTGACTAATAAAttgcaaataaaaaatgaagCCTATTCTGTTTTGTACAAATTAACAATAatggataaaaaattatatttgaggAGTGCCCTTATTTCTATGAATGCTAGATGAAAGATAAACATACAGTAATTCAACCTGCACATAACATACTCATCTCACTATAACAAAACCAAAAGGTACAGCCataccaagaataaatatgccttgaaaatataaatttgttttagcaaattttaaaatgcatatgatatgatgctatttaatttttctagtcCAGAACcttcttttcttgaaatttgAGTCCCAACAACAACCTATCAACTTCATCATTGTTCTTAGAAGCTACACTTGCAGttactgatgatgatgaggaggaggaataTTCTGTTCTTGACAAACTTTAACTACCAGGAGGGGGTGGAGGAGGAAAGGAAGAGGAGTTGCTTTTGAATATGTGAGAAAGAACATTAGAAATATTATGCTTATGTGAAGAGTGAAAGGTATTTCTGATCTTAGAGGAAAAGTAATAGCCAGAAGGATTAAGAATGAGTAGCATCATAaacaaaacagaatcaaaagTGAAACCATAGGCAAATCCCATTGTTCCTCTGGAAGGATATAACCACATGGAGTCGGATTTTGTGAGCAAACGGCTACTCGAGAAGTTACCGGTGAATCCGGTGCCATTATTGATGCTACCTAAGCTCTATGATCTGATTATCAATGTGGTCTGTTACAGAACTTGTTCTTGTCTTTGAAAGAATAACCAAGAGAGGATGATGGTGATGATAATTGTGAGATCAAAAGAAACTGGTTTGAAAAATGAGGAAGTGCTAGTTTGGGAGAAGGTGAGGGAAGATATGGAGAGATCAGAGAGTTTGTGTTTgaaatagagagaaaaaaaatggagGAAACATATCAATTTTCTTCTTCCAATTTATCAGATTAAGGTGTTTTTAAGTTTATATTATATGCATGGTTAatgtaaaacattttttttattggcaTGATAAAAAGGAAATCctcattttaatttatataacaaAAACTTATAAATTATTAGGGTGGAACCTTAATTCAACTTAAATGCTTTATGTCATTATTCATATTCATACATATGAACCAGAAGATACAACATAACATCAACgaaattgaaaaaggaaaatgTCATCAATAGCATCCATGTGCCACTTAAGGTTTAATCATTGATTTCAAGAGAGACCAATGACTTTTCCAGTTGCGGTATCAAGATCAATGTCATAGAAGCATGGTCTAGTTGGAAGCCCTGGCATGGTGCTCATTGTTCCAACCAATGGATAAATGAAACCAGCTCCAATGCTGGCTCTAACATCCCTTATGGGTAAGATGAAGCCACTTGGAGCTCCCTTTGCTGCAGCATTGTCTGAGAATGAATACTGAGTCTTAGCCATGCATATTGGTAGCTGCGAAAATCCTTGCTTGCTATACATCTCAATCTGTTTCTCAGCCTGAACCAGATTGTTTTACACAAATACAAAAGTAGCAATCACTTTGTCAAAATCACAATCTTAGCTATAAGTGTTGTGCTTTGTAAGTGCATGCAAGAAATGATGATATTACCTGTTCTGAGTACTCGACGCCACTGGCTCCGTAGGACTTTGCTATTGCTTCGATTTTCTCTTTTATGCCGTGTTCCAGAGGATACAGGAACTTCAGTGGTTGTGACACATTCTCGCAAGCTTTTTGAACCGCAATAGCCAGGTCAACCTGAATCAATGCAAGGCATAAGTTAGCAagtaataaattattcctaaacTGAATGAAACTAAATTGTTCTGCTGATTGTTTCCCTGAATGGTTCCTTTTGATGATTAATAAAACCATTGATCATTTAGCAAAACTTAATCAACTgtaatttgttgaattttgcaTAGAATTCAATATCCTATGATGTTAATGTCAGGGTAAAATGTTATATGGCTTCATGGTTAGTTAAAAATGTAGGACTATTGAGGCAAGTACTTACTGCTCCTTTGCCACCATGGGCATGATGGGTACAAATTACAGCATCAAAGGCACCAGCAGCTAAAGCTGCGTTTTTAACTGCGTTTAATTCAGCTTCCGTATCAGTTGAGAACTTGTTGATAGCAACCACGACATTAACACCATAAGCTTTTGTGTTTGATATATGCCTTGCCATATTCACACAACCAGCTTCCACCAGATCAACATTTTCAGACAAATATGCATGGTCCAGAGGCTTTCCAGCAACAACAGCTGGCCCTCCACCATGCATTTTCAGAGCCCTTATTGTTGCCACGACTATGGCACACTGAGGTGTCAAGCCACTATATCTGCACTTAATGTTCATGAACTTTTCTGTTCCAATGTCAGCACCAAAACCAGCTTCAGTAACTACAAATCCACCTGGCCCTACCAACTTCAATGCAATCTTATCAGCAACAATGGAAGAGTTCCCGTGAGCAATGTTTGCAAATGGTCCCGCGTGAACAAGAACAGGTGTTCCTTCCAGAGTCTGCATGAGTGTAGGGTGAATTGCATCCTTCATTAGAACGGTTAAAGCACCTCCAAGACCAAGATCATCAGCAGTTACAGGATCACCCCTCTTGCTAATACCAACAACCATCTTTCCAAGCCTTTCTCTCATATCAGATAATGATGTTGTTAGTGCCAAAACAGCCATAATCTCACTAGCAACTGAAATATCAAATCCTGTTTCTCTTACCATTCCTTTCTCTTCAGGTCCCTGGCCAATGGTAATTTTTCTTAGGAACCGGTCATTAATGTCCATTACTCTTCTCCATGTGATAGATTCCGGGTCAATATCAAGCCTAGCAAATTTATTTACTTCTTCTGGCGTGAGATCATCTGGGTTTGTCTTTGAGATGCCAAGTTTCTTGAGACGCCTAAACATGACATCACTAAAGCTCCTTTTACCTTCTTTGTTCGGAGGGCATAATCGGTTAAAGAGAGCCTTATCTGACTGTGTAGACTCATGGAAAATCCTGGTATCGATTGCAGCAGCTAGGAGATTGTTTGCTGCAGTTATTGCATGAATGTCTCCAGTTAGGTGAAGATTAAACTCATCCATCGGAATCACTTGACTGTAACCACCACCAGCTGCACCTCCTTTGATTCCAAAAGTAGGTCCTTGTGACGGTTGCCGAAGGCATGTCACTACCTAACAAAAAAGAGATACCACCATGGAATTTCATTATGTAACCACCATAACCTTGACATTATGAACAATATCTCAGATTAATGAATAATTCCTATAAAGTACAGAGAATGATACTACTAACCAAAACCAGTGTCACAGATCCAAAATGTCAATACATTCCCAAAGTACATGCTATGAAAATCAAAAAACTTGATTGATATCAGTATCAAATGCCATAAATCcacaaggaaaaaaaaaaaaaaaaaNNNNNNNNNNNNNNNNNNNNNNNNNNNNNNNNNNNNNNNNNNNNNNNNNNNNNNNNNNNNNNAAGTTCACAAAAAGTGTTCTTTTAACTTTTTTCTGCTACATCCATAAATGAGCATATCTATACATAAATCATGCAATCTGATGAATGCATGTTACCAAAATCCAGAATTTACAAACATTGCTGCAAAtttgaaagagagaaaaaggatGCAGACAACAAATCAGAGTTGAAAGTGAAAGGAAAGAATCAAGAATACCTTAGCCTTATATTTACCGTAAAGATCATAGTGATTGGGAGTGAGATTGAGATCCTTGGCAATCTCAGAGATGTGAAGAGGTTCAACTGAGTTAGCAATGTCTATGTCCGCAGGAACAGGGGACACAACCTCCAACTTCCTCACTGTCTTTGACGAACTCATTCTTCAATCTTCTCAATCAACAACCTATGAATCTCAAGAGTGAAGACGACACTGCTGCTTTGACGATGAATCAGATTTATATGTTcttt encodes the following:
- the LOC107467640 gene encoding formate--tetrahydrofolate ligase (The sequence of the model RefSeq protein was modified relative to this genomic sequence to represent the inferred CDS: added 150 bases not found in genome assembly), with protein sequence MSSSKTVRKLEVVSPVPADIDIANSVEPLHISEIAKDLNLTPNHYDLYGKYKAKVLLSVLDELQGSKDGYYVVVGGITPTPLGEGKSTTTVGLCQALGAFLDKKVVTCLRQPSQGPTFGIKGGAAGGGYSQVIPMDEFNLHLTGDIHAITAANNLLAAAIDTRIFHESTQSDKALFNRLCPPNKEGKRSFSDVMFRRLKKLGISKTNPDDLTPEEVNKFARLDIDPESITWRRVMDINDRFLRKITIGQGPEEKGMVRETGFDISVASEIMAVLALTTSLSDMRERLGKMVVGISKRGDPVTADDLGLGGALTVLMKDAIHPTLMQTLEGTPVLVHAGPFANIAHGNSSIVADKIALKLVGPGGFVVTEAGFGADIGTEKFMNIKCRYSGLTPQCAIVVATIRALKMHGGGPAVVAGKPLDHAYLSENVDLVEAGCVNMARHISNTKAYGVNVVVAINKFSTDTEAELNAVKNAALAAGAFDAVICTHHAHGGKGAVDLAIAVQKACENVSQPLKFLYPLEHGIKEKIEAIAKSYGASGVEYSEQAEKQIEMYSKQGFSQLPICMAKTQYSFSDNAAAKGAPSGFILPIRDVRASIGAGFIYPLVGTMSTMPGLPTRPCFYDIDLDTATGKVIGLS